In Methanocaldococcus lauensis, a single genomic region encodes these proteins:
- a CDS encoding 4Fe-4S binding protein, whose translation MDKIQILRKISQIFFFIYFVFLTSFCLCFFGIIEKFILKGSVGQLIVKLIIIVVLTLLLGRVFCGWMCPLGFLFELFYKLRVKIFKIKKLPKVDEKIHNKLIYLRYVVLILSLILTYYLSTYAFCQVCPIGFLTNLYGTVISFIILIIFLIISFFIPMAFCRYFCPLGAFLSIFSIKPLFQLKTNNKCVKCKLCEFKCPMQIKITENLDQKECVRCFECKSACKKGGLSFSYKN comes from the coding sequence ATGGATAAAATTCAGATATTGAGGAAAATATCTCAAATTTTCTTTTTTATTTATTTTGTTTTCTTAACAAGTTTTTGTTTGTGCTTTTTTGGAATTATTGAGAAATTTATTTTAAAAGGGAGTGTTGGGCAGTTGATTGTTAAATTAATTATTATTGTTGTTTTAACTTTATTATTGGGGAGGGTATTTTGTGGCTGGATGTGTCCATTGGGATTTTTGTTTGAATTATTCTATAAATTAAGAGTAAAGATTTTTAAGATAAAAAAACTTCCTAAGGTTGATGAGAAAATTCACAATAAATTAATATATTTAAGATATGTAGTATTAATACTTTCTTTAATATTAACTTACTATTTATCGACTTATGCCTTTTGTCAAGTTTGTCCAATTGGATTTTTAACTAATCTTTATGGAACAGTTATTTCTTTTATAATTTTAATTATCTTTTTAATTATTTCTTTCTTTATTCCAATGGCTTTTTGTAGGTATTTTTGCCCATTAGGTGCATTTTTATCAATTTTTTCAATAAAGCCATTATTTCAACTAAAAACAAATAATAAATGTGTTAAATGCAAATTGTGTGAGTTCAAATGCCCGATGCAAATAAAAATAACTGAAAATCTTGACCAAAAAGAATGTGTAAGATGTTTTGAATGTAAAAGTGCCTGTAAAAAAGGAGGTTTATCATTTTCATACAAAAACTAA
- the truD gene encoding tRNA pseudouridine(13) synthase TruD, which translates to MYILIKKRKEESEKNLKEKLKKYRKKLRDSRIKEKLKEMPLNMNKYLSNLYTGGEIKKYPEDFIVEEITPEGIILEVGKSIKFKDEKNWKGNYIHFTLEKRNWTTLDAIREIANRVGKQRKHFGFAGNKDKYAITTQRVGCFNVKLEDLMKVKIKGIVLRDFQKTNKKIRLGDLWGNRFTIRVRNPKIKGEELEKTLNELCKLKYFLNYYGIQRFGTTRPITHIVGKFIIERDWESAFHLYCGTPLPYDDEKSKLARELVDEENFKEAYKKFPRCFFYERRMIKAYIETEDYKKAFMILPPYLRCMFINAYQSYLFNEIINKRYEYGFEPLEGDILIDNIPTGALFGYKTKFASGIQGEIEREIYEREYLKPEDFKIEDFGSFIGDRRKLVEKIYNMKYWIEDDSYILQFCLKKGSYATSVLREFIEKKD; encoded by the coding sequence ATGTATATCTTAATAAAGAAAAGAAAAGAAGAAAGTGAGAAAAATTTAAAAGAAAAATTAAAAAAATACAGAAAAAAATTAAGAGACAGTAGAATTAAAGAAAAACTAAAAGAGATGCCTTTAAATATGAATAAATATTTGTCTAACTTATACACTGGTGGAGAAATTAAAAAGTATCCAGAAGATTTTATTGTTGAGGAAATAACTCCTGAAGGAATTATTTTAGAGGTTGGTAAAAGTATAAAATTTAAAGATGAGAAAAATTGGAAAGGAAATTATATACATTTTACATTAGAAAAAAGAAACTGGACGACTTTGGATGCGATTAGAGAAATAGCCAATAGAGTTGGAAAGCAAAGAAAACATTTTGGATTTGCTGGAAATAAAGATAAGTATGCCATAACCACTCAAAGAGTAGGTTGTTTTAATGTAAAGTTGGAAGATTTAATGAAAGTTAAAATTAAGGGCATTGTGTTAAGAGATTTCCAAAAGACAAATAAAAAAATAAGATTAGGAGATTTGTGGGGAAATAGATTTACTATAAGAGTTAGAAATCCAAAGATTAAAGGAGAAGAGTTAGAGAAAACTTTAAATGAGTTGTGTAAATTAAAATACTTTCTAAATTACTATGGAATTCAGAGATTTGGAACTACAAGACCTATAACTCACATAGTTGGAAAATTTATAATAGAAAGAGATTGGGAATCTGCTTTCCATTTATATTGTGGGACTCCATTACCTTATGATGATGAGAAATCAAAATTAGCGAGGGAATTAGTAGATGAAGAAAACTTTAAAGAGGCATATAAGAAATTTCCAAGATGCTTCTTTTATGAGAGGAGAATGATTAAAGCATATATTGAAACTGAAGATTATAAAAAGGCATTTATGATTTTACCTCCTTATCTGAGATGTATGTTTATAAATGCATATCAATCCTATCTTTTTAATGAAATAATAAATAAAAGATATGAATATGGTTTTGAACCATTGGAAGGGGATATATTAATTGACAATATTCCAACTGGGGCGTTATTTGGATATAAAACAAAATTTGCCTCTGGAATACAAGGAGAGATTGAAAGAGAAATTTATGAAAGAGAATATTTAAAACCAGAAGACTTTAAAATTGAAGATTTTGGCTCGTTTATAGGAGATAGAAGAAAACTTGTAGAAAAGATATACAATATGAAATATTGGATAGAGGATGATAGTTATATTTTACAGTTCTGTTTAAAAAAAGGCTCTTATGCCACATCTGTTTTAAGAGAGTTTATAGAGAAAAAAGATTAA
- the psmA gene encoding archaeal proteasome endopeptidase complex subunit alpha has translation MMQMVPPSAYDRAITVFSPEGRLYQVEYAREAVRRGTTAIGITCKEGVVLAVDRRITSRLVKIRSIEKIFQIDDHVAAATSGLVADARVLIDRARLEAQIYRLTYGEEIPIELLAKKICDIKQAYTQHGGVRPFGVSLLLAGIDKNEARLFETDPSGALIEYKATAIGSGRPVVMEFLEKEYKEDLTLDESLNLAITALAKANEDIKPENVDVCIISIKDAQFKKVPTEKIKNIIENVKEKLSKEEKKDENKE, from the coding sequence ATTATGCAAATGGTTCCACCCAGTGCTTATGATAGAGCAATTACAGTATTTAGTCCAGAAGGAAGATTATATCAAGTAGAGTATGCCAGAGAGGCTGTAAGGAGAGGTACTACAGCGATAGGAATAACTTGCAAAGAGGGGGTAGTGTTAGCAGTAGATAGGAGAATAACAAGCAGACTCGTAAAAATTAGATCAATAGAGAAAATATTCCAAATTGATGATCATGTTGCTGCAGCTACATCAGGGTTAGTCGCTGATGCGAGAGTTTTAATAGACAGAGCAAGATTAGAGGCACAAATTTATAGATTAACTTATGGTGAAGAAATTCCTATCGAATTGTTAGCAAAGAAAATTTGTGATATTAAGCAGGCATATACTCAGCATGGAGGAGTTAGACCGTTTGGAGTTTCACTATTACTCGCTGGGATTGATAAAAATGAGGCAAGATTGTTTGAAACAGACCCAAGTGGGGCTTTAATTGAGTATAAGGCAACAGCAATCGGTAGTGGAAGACCAGTTGTTATGGAGTTCTTAGAAAAAGAATATAAGGAGGATTTAACATTAGATGAATCTTTAAATTTAGCTATTACTGCTTTAGCAAAAGCTAATGAAGATATAAAACCAGAAAATGTAGATGTATGTATAATATCTATTAAAGATGCCCAATTTAAAAAAGTGCCTACTGAAAAAATAAAAAATATTATCGAAAATGTTAAAGAAAAACTAAGTAAAGAAGAAAAAAAAGATGAAAACAAAGAATAA
- a CDS encoding DUF629 domain-containing protein, whose translation MRLKAIKITNRYGTFFMCPRCGKLFKYSKDYTKHVNKAHKHLFKKENKEE comes from the coding sequence TTGAGATTAAAGGCAATAAAAATAACAAACAGATATGGAACATTCTTCATGTGTCCAAGATGTGGAAAATTGTTTAAATACTCTAAGGATTATACTAAGCATGTTAATAAGGCTCATAAACATTTATTTAAAAAAGAAAATAAGGAAGAATAA
- a CDS encoding PRC-barrel domain-containing protein — protein MEIIRRDKMPAKLLFGRNVIGNMGSIIGVVRDIIFDEKIGKLVSLEIEPSENSPINVEEGKCVLIPYRLVTAVKDVFVIDEKNLNNVTIKPSTR, from the coding sequence ATGGAAATTATAAGAAGAGATAAAATGCCTGCAAAATTATTATTTGGAAGAAATGTAATAGGTAATATGGGAAGTATTATTGGAGTAGTTAGAGATATTATATTCGATGAAAAAATAGGAAAATTGGTCTCTTTAGAAATTGAACCTTCTGAAAATAGTCCAATAAATGTAGAAGAGGGAAAGTGTGTTTTAATTCCTTATAGACTCGTAACTGCGGTTAAAGATGTTTTTGTAATAGATGAAAAGAACTTAAATAACGTTACTATAAAGCCCTCCACTCGTTAA
- a CDS encoding 4Fe-4S binding protein, which produces MNKIQILRKISQTFFFIRALLTGFYLSIIGFVWKFIFGYGNFSNFRIIAIILAIIGGRIFCGWMCPFGFLFDLMYKLRVKIFKLKKLPNVPEYIHNKLKYFKYFVLIVVIVLGYTFGFKVFTDLYLLSYSLLILFLVLGFIYPRFFCRYVCPVGALLSIFSKFSIFKLILNKDKCVGCKLCERHCPMQIKIVDVDKINQIECVRCFECMSACRKESLSFSYKK; this is translated from the coding sequence ATGAACAAAATTCAAATATTGAGGAAAATATCTCAAACATTCTTTTTTATAAGAGCATTATTAACTGGTTTTTATTTAAGTATAATAGGTTTTGTTTGGAAATTTATTTTTGGATATGGTAACTTTTCTAATTTTAGAATTATAGCCATTATATTGGCAATTATTGGTGGAAGAATATTCTGTGGATGGATGTGTCCTTTTGGATTCTTATTTGATTTAATGTATAAATTGAGAGTAAAAATTTTTAAGTTAAAAAAACTCCCAAATGTCCCAGAGTATATACACAATAAACTAAAATATTTTAAGTATTTTGTTTTAATTGTAGTTATTGTCTTAGGTTATACATTTGGATTTAAAGTATTTACTGATTTATATTTATTATCTTATTCATTGCTAATTTTATTTTTGGTTTTAGGCTTTATTTATCCAAGATTCTTTTGTAGATATGTTTGTCCAGTGGGAGCATTGTTAAGTATATTTTCAAAGTTTTCAATATTTAAATTAATACTAAATAAAGATAAATGTGTAGGTTGTAAGTTGTGCGAAAGACATTGTCCAATGCAGATAAAAATAGTAGATGTTGATAAAATAAATCAGATAGAATGTGTAAGATGTTTTGAGTGTATGAGTGCATGTAGAAAAGAAAGCTTATCATTTTCTTATAAAAAATAG
- the acs gene encoding acetate--CoA ligase alpha subunit, giving the protein MSLKYIFYPKSVAVIGASKIEGKVGYAIMKNLKDFNGKVYPINPKYDEIFGMKCYKSVLDIDDEIDLAVIVVPNIVVPKVLEECGKKGVKGAVIITAGFSEVGNYELEKKIKEIAKRYNIRVIGPNCLGIMNTHINLNATFAKIFPPKGHISIISQSGAVLNAILDIAPLLNIGFSKVVSIGNKVDIQESDLLEYFKDDEDTKLVVLYIEGLKDKRFLKVAKELSKKKPIIALKSGRTEMGKKAAKSHTGSLAGEDVVYESAFKEAGIIRAYTFEELVDLIHLFSTQPVIDSNDIGIITNAGGFGVLAADSCVDYNMKLPNFEDTTVDKLKDILPSSATISNPLDIIGDATPERYKKVIEVLSEDKNIKGLLVILTPQEMTKPLEVAKSIVEVRNTHRSLKNKPLITSFVGGVSVKGAKSYLRKNGIPAYITPENGVKALYKLYKYSLIKVKEDYDEYVEKVKEEFLKITKNNKEIINQLLQNPNEYNAKKLLSIYGFPVPKGYLAKNEDEALEYCKKLGKCVMKIVSPQILHKTEAGGVIINPDNPKEAFKKLINNAKEYAKKNNIDNLIIEGVLVEEFIDRDKIEIIIGGKRDDIFGSVIMVGLGGVFVEVLKDVSFGISPITRDFAIQMLKELKSYKVLEGVRGRAKKDINFIIDTLIKIGVFMDIHKNIKEIDLNPVFVFNENEGGCIGDVRIIK; this is encoded by the coding sequence ATGAGTTTAAAATACATTTTTTATCCTAAATCAGTTGCTGTCATTGGAGCTTCAAAAATTGAGGGAAAAGTAGGTTATGCAATAATGAAAAACTTAAAAGATTTTAATGGAAAAGTTTATCCTATAAATCCAAAGTATGATGAGATATTTGGAATGAAATGCTACAAGTCAGTTTTAGACATTGATGATGAGATAGATTTGGCAGTTATAGTAGTTCCAAATATTGTAGTTCCTAAAGTATTAGAGGAGTGTGGAAAAAAAGGAGTTAAAGGGGCTGTAATAATTACAGCAGGATTTTCAGAAGTAGGAAATTATGAATTAGAGAAGAAAATTAAAGAAATTGCAAAAAGATATAATATAAGAGTTATAGGTCCTAATTGTTTGGGTATAATGAACACGCACATAAACCTTAATGCTACATTTGCAAAAATATTTCCACCAAAAGGACATATATCAATAATTTCCCAAAGTGGGGCTGTTTTAAATGCCATATTAGACATTGCTCCATTGTTGAATATAGGATTTTCTAAGGTTGTTAGCATTGGAAACAAAGTAGATATTCAAGAAAGTGATTTATTGGAATATTTTAAAGATGATGAGGATACAAAATTAGTTGTTCTATATATAGAGGGACTAAAAGATAAAAGATTTTTAAAGGTTGCTAAAGAATTGTCTAAAAAGAAACCTATAATTGCTCTAAAATCTGGAAGGACTGAAATGGGTAAAAAGGCGGCAAAATCACATACAGGCTCTTTGGCTGGGGAAGATGTTGTTTATGAAAGTGCTTTCAAAGAGGCTGGAATTATTAGAGCATATACATTTGAGGAGTTAGTTGATCTAATTCATTTATTCTCAACTCAGCCAGTTATAGATTCTAACGATATTGGAATAATAACAAACGCTGGGGGCTTTGGTGTCTTAGCGGCAGATAGTTGTGTTGATTATAATATGAAATTGCCAAATTTTGAAGATACAACAGTAGATAAACTTAAAGATATTCTCCCATCCTCTGCCACTATATCAAACCCATTAGATATAATTGGAGATGCTACACCAGAAAGATACAAAAAAGTTATAGAAGTTCTATCTGAAGATAAAAATATTAAAGGACTTTTAGTTATTTTAACTCCACAGGAAATGACTAAGCCATTAGAAGTTGCTAAATCAATAGTAGAAGTTAGAAATACTCACAGATCTTTAAAAAATAAGCCATTGATTACCTCATTTGTAGGAGGAGTTTCAGTTAAAGGGGCTAAAAGTTATTTAAGAAAAAACGGAATTCCAGCATACATAACTCCAGAAAATGGTGTTAAAGCCCTCTATAAATTATACAAATACAGTTTAATAAAAGTTAAAGAAGATTATGACGAATATGTAGAAAAAGTTAAAGAAGAATTTTTAAAGATAACTAAAAATAATAAAGAAATTATTAATCAACTATTACAAAATCCTAATGAATATAATGCAAAAAAATTGCTATCTATTTATGGTTTTCCAGTACCTAAGGGATACTTAGCTAAAAATGAAGATGAGGCATTAGAGTATTGCAAAAAATTAGGTAAATGTGTGATGAAAATTGTTTCTCCTCAAATATTGCATAAGACAGAGGCTGGGGGAGTAATAATAAATCCAGATAATCCAAAAGAGGCATTTAAAAAATTAATAAACAATGCCAAAGAGTATGCTAAAAAGAACAATATTGATAATTTAATTATAGAAGGAGTTTTAGTTGAGGAGTTTATAGATAGAGATAAAATAGAGATTATTATAGGTGGAAAAAGAGATGATATATTTGGTTCAGTAATTATGGTAGGATTAGGTGGGGTTTTTGTTGAAGTTTTAAAGGATGTTAGTTTTGGAATTTCACCAATAACGAGAGATTTTGCTATACAAATGTTAAAAGAATTAAAATCATACAAAGTTTTAGAGGGGGTTAGAGGTAGAGCTAAAAAAGATATTAACTTCATTATAGACACTTTAATAAAGATTGGAGTATTTATGGACATCCACAAAAATATTAAAGAAATAGATTTAAACCCAGTATTTGTATTTAATGAAAATGAAGGAGGATGTATTGGAGATGTTAGAATAATAAAATAA
- the cobY gene encoding adenosylcobinamide-phosphate guanylyltransferase, translating to MDALIMAGGKGSRMGYIEKPLIKIKDKPLISYVIQPLLESDKINKIYIATSPNTKTTKKFIISIYKDYKNIKVIETSGNGYIEDLNECIKYFSKPFLVVSSDLINLTSKIINSIVDYFYYVKSKNPEIESLSVMIPKNIYSKYTNPTIDFNGLIPVGINILSPKSGYQKEKIMVIDELIINVNTPEDLKFAENFLKKR from the coding sequence ATGGATGCTCTAATTATGGCTGGCGGTAAAGGATCGAGGATGGGATACATAGAGAAACCATTAATTAAAATAAAAGATAAACCACTAATATCTTATGTAATCCAACCTTTATTGGAGTCAGATAAAATAAATAAAATATATATTGCCACATCGCCAAATACTAAAACTACAAAAAAATTTATTATCTCAATTTATAAAGATTATAAAAATATTAAAGTGATTGAAACCTCTGGTAATGGTTATATAGAAGATTTAAATGAGTGCATAAAATATTTTTCAAAACCATTTTTAGTAGTAAGTTCTGATTTAATTAATCTAACATCAAAAATTATTAATAGTATAGTGGATTACTTTTACTATGTTAAATCTAAAAACCCAGAAATTGAGTCATTATCTGTAATGATTCCAAAAAATATATATAGTAAATATACAAATCCAACAATAGATTTTAATGGTTTAATCCCAGTAGGAATAAATATACTGTCTCCAAAGAGTGGATATCAAAAAGAGAAGATTATGGTCATTGACGAACTAATAATTAATGTCAATACACCTGAAGATTTGAAATTTGCTGAAAATTTTTTGAAAAAAAGATGA
- a CDS encoding multiprotein bridging factor aMBF1: MKMCELCGKLVDKLYTVRIEGTEMQVCKDCAKFGKSPKTYSRIGKKPSTVTSFTTSSYSKNVVKKRRTRDLLDSLPMLREDYGDVIRKAREKLGLSVEELAKKLKMKASTLHKFERYELEPNEKEIKILEKELKITLTENVSDVGTYYGSGDEEGFTLGDFLKIKK; encoded by the coding sequence ATGAAAATGTGTGAATTGTGCGGAAAACTTGTAGATAAACTATATACTGTAAGAATTGAAGGAACTGAAATGCAAGTTTGTAAGGATTGTGCAAAATTTGGAAAGAGTCCAAAAACATATTCAAGAATTGGTAAAAAACCTTCAACAGTTACATCATTTACAACATCTTCATACTCTAAAAATGTAGTTAAAAAGAGAAGAACGAGAGATTTATTAGACAGTTTGCCAATGTTAAGAGAAGATTATGGTGATGTTATTAGAAAAGCAAGGGAAAAATTGGGATTGAGTGTTGAAGAACTTGCAAAAAAACTTAAAATGAAAGCATCAACTTTACACAAATTTGAAAGGTATGAATTGGAGCCAAATGAAAAAGAAATTAAAATATTAGAAAAAGAATTAAAAATAACCTTAACTGAAAATGTATCAGATGTTGGAACATACTATGGTAGTGGAGATGAAGAAGGCTTCACATTGGGAGATTTCCTAAAAATCAAAAAGTAA
- a CDS encoding HesB-like protein, which produces MKKVNISDEAKQFILHKLKKVNKDTIIIHFDGFGUGGPKFGISIGQPNEKDKLIYDNEFKIYIDPIADQWLDEVTLTLRRSIFGKYIKIKGSGEC; this is translated from the coding sequence ATGAAGAAGGTAAATATATCAGATGAAGCTAAACAGTTTATCCTACATAAATTAAAAAAAGTAAATAAGGATACTATAATTATACACTTTGATGGTTTTGGGTGAGGAGGACCTAAATTTGGGATATCCATTGGACAACCAAACGAAAAAGATAAATTAATTTATGATAATGAATTTAAAATCTATATAGACCCTATCGCTGACCAATGGTTAGATGAAGTTACTCTTACTTTAAGAAGATCAATATTTGGAAAGTATATTAAAATAAAAGGTAGCGGAGAGTGCTAA